TTTATTAACATACTTTTAAAAAACTTATAAAATTAGTTTATGAATAACTTATTTAAAGAAGAAGAAAATAACAATCACGAAGTTAAATTGGATGTTTTGAATGAGGTTTTTGTAGAGTATATGAAAAACGAAATTCAAGATAACATGCTTTTTAGAACATTTTTTAAAAATTTAAAGATTTTATCTTTTGAAAATAATGAAGTAGTTATCTTTTTCCCAAAAGTTTATCCAGACTTATTCAACTTTAAAAAATATTACAATGATATTTTCGTTAAAGCGGTAAATGAGGTTTTTGGAGAAGGTGTTACTTTTAAAATTATTGATAAAGATTATTTAGAAGCTTCAAAAAATGCTGAAAAAGTCATTAAAAAAGCTGATAATTTAATAAAACCTTCAAATTCAGGTAACCTTGACCAGACTTTTGATACTTATGTTGAAAGTAACTTTAATAAAGAAGCTTTAAATATTTGTAAATCAATTGCTGCGGGTGAATATAACTTTAATGTTTTATTTATTTCAGGAAATTCTGGATTAGGGAAAACTCACTTAGTTAATGCTTTAAATAATGAATTTTGTAAACAAGGTAAAAAAGTTTTTATTATTAACCCAATTTCATTTTCACCTTGACTTACTAATTTATTAAAAGAAAATGATCCTAAAAAGTTGTTTAATACCCATAAAAGACTAGTTGAAAACTATGATTTACTAATTTTTGACGATTTTCAAATTTTCGGAGAAGGAAATAAAAAATCAACTAAAGACTTTATCTTCCAAATTTTAGATGGTAGAATGCAGAAAGATAAAATTACTGTCTTCTGTAGTGATAAAGATATCAATCAAATATCTACAATGTTTGATAATCGTCTGATTACTCGTCTTCAATCAGGGTTTATTACTAAAATTAAGCAGCCTGATATGGATGATTTATCAAAATTATTAGATTCGTTTTTAGATGATATTGAACTTAATAATGAATTAATTTCTAATGAGGCTAAAGATTTCATCATTAGAAACCATACAGCTTCAATCAGAACCCTTTTAGGTGCTGTTAAACGTATTTCTCATTATAAAAAAGATATTTTGAAGTCACCAAAAGAATATATAGATAAAACTATAACTAATATTTTTGCTGATGTAGTTCAACAACAAGAAAATATTACACCTGATGTAATTATTAAAGCTGTTTCTAAGTATTATAAAATTCCAGTTAAAGATATTTTATCTAACTCAAGAAAAGCTGAAATAGTTGTTGCAAGACATATTGCAATGTACATGATTTCAATTCAATTAGATTATTCTTCTACTGAATTAGGTAAAGTATTTAAAAAGGATCACTCAACCGTTTTAAACGCTTTAAACAAATTTAAAAACTCAGATGACGAAAGTTTAAAAAGAACAATTCAAGAACTTAGAAACCAAATATATAAGATTAATTAACAAGTAATCCACAAGTTATAAAAAATTTAATTTTAAGCAAAAAGTTAATTTAAATTAGATTTTTATAACTAAAAATAACTTTTTACAAGTTATCAACATATCCACAACATATATTATTAATATAAAGGAGATTTTATGAAATTCACTATTTCTAAATCTAAAATTGACCAATTAGTTGAATTTATTTCAACTTATATAGATAGTAATGATACATTTATTCCATTTAGATGTATTTATATGCATATTGATACAGAAAAATTAACATTAGTAGGAGCTTCTTCTACTCTTGCTGCTAGAAAAATAATTGATTTAAATGATAATGATATTCAATTAGAAAGAACTGGTAGTTTTTACTTATCAGCTAACTTATTAAAAAATATTATTAAGAAATTTGATAAACAAATTACATTTGATGCTAAAGAAAATTTAATTGATATTTATGAAGGATCAACATTATTTACATTAACTAAATTAAACGCTGGTTTATATCCAAAAATTGATTTTGAAGATACAGATAATCAAGTTCAAATCAATTCACAAAAATTTGATAAAGCTATTTATGATGTATCTACATCAACAAGTTCATCAAATGATAGATTAAATTCTTTAATTTATAAATGTATTAATATAACAGCTAAAAATTCTGATGAATTAAGATTCTTAGCAACAGATTCATATCGTTTATCCACAGAAATTATTAAAGTTTCTAAACCCATTACAATTGATTTAACAATAGATAATAAAAACCTTAAGAAACTTATTACTAAAGAAACACCAGAAACAGTTAATTTATTCTTTAATCAAGATAAAATTGGTATTTCTTATGATAATACAGTGGTTTGAACAGCTGTAAACAGAACTCAATTCCTTGATGTTTCAGCATTATTCCAAGTTAAATACACAAGAAACTTTAAAATCGAAAAAGAAGAACTTTTAAAAACAATCAATAAAGCTTTATTCTATCAAACAGATAAAGATAAGAAAATGGAATTTAGCTTTGAAAACCATAAATTAAAAATCAATTATGAAGTTCCTGAAATAGGAACAGCTAGTGCTGAATCTGATGCTTTAGAAATTGTTGAAGGTAATGAAATTGAATTTGACTTCAACTACAACTACGTTAAAGATGCTGTATCAGCTTTAGATTCAGGAATGTTGAATATCTTTGTATCTGATTCAGAAGATAAATTACTATTTATTTCAGAAAATGATCCACACCACATTCAATTAATTACACCTATGAGAAAGTACTATTCATCTCAAAAAATAATGACAGTAGCAATTAAAGGTGGATCAATTAAATTAAGTCAATTTCTTAAAAAAATCGATGAAATAGATACAGGTGGTCAAGCAAAAGAATTTATAAAAAATAACTCTATTACAATAAATGGTGAACAACCAAAAGGTAGAGGAAGTAAAATAAAAGTAGGAGATATAGTTTGAATTAATAATTCAATCTATTCGATAACTGCTAAAGAAGAATAGAAAAATCACTCGTTTGAGTGATTTTTAAATTAGCTTTTAAAACTATTTTGCTGGTGTAGCAGCTGCTGAACCATTACCTGTTTGTGTACCTGTAGCAGGAGCAGGAGTTGTGGTTGATGTATTTGTTCCTGTAGTTGTTGTAGCAGGAGCTGATGGTGTGAATACTCAACCTGAAGCAGCAAGTAATTCATTAGCTTTATCAAAGTTAAATGCGCTTGAACCAACTGCTTGTTTTACTCAGCTTCCGTATGATGTGTTTCCTGGGATTAAGATGTAACTTGCGGCGAAATCTTCTTTTTCAAATTTATTTGTTTTTATATTGAAGTATACAGATTTATTGTTTACATCTGTGTTTCCAAATAAAATACCATATCCGTTGTTAGCATCTTTTAAAGCAGCAACAACTTCAGCTGATTTAATTCCTTGTTGTTTTGAGAAGTTGTCGTTAAAGTCTGAGATATCATCTCCAACTCTCATAACAACTTTAAATTGTGCTTGAACTTTATCAATTGTTAATTTATTTGTGTTGATGTAGTGCATTCTTTCTTCTTTAGAAACTTTAACATCTCTGTTTGCTTGGCTAAATGGTTTTTGAGGTGTTGCACTTTCTGTACCTTGCATTCATCAAATTCATTCAGGCATTAATTTAGCATCAAGACCTAAATTTACTAAGTTAGTTTTTGAGGCTTCAACTTCACCTTTGATTTTACCATTTGAACTATCGTTTTGATTTCTGTTTGAGTTGAACATTACAACTCCACCTTTTTCTCAAACGTGTTTGATGAATTTAATTGCTCCAGCAACTTCTTGAGATTTAGCTTGCATTACAAAATCATGTCATGTAGTTAAACTAAATGTTGTGTTGTTTTTTACTAAGTAGTTTTGGTATGCAAAGTTATTTAAAACTGTTTCATCTAAGTCCATAAATACAACAGGAATAAATTTACCTTCTTCTGTAGCTGTAACGGTAACAGCTGAACCTTTTGAGTCAACATTTGTTAATGAAACATTAGGTTGTGTAATCATTGCGTCAAAAGCAGCTGTAGCTTGTTTGTAAACTTCCATTCCCATAGCTTCTTTTTCAGCTGAAATACTGTTCCATGTGTTTGATGATGTTAATGAAACTGTATTGTATCTTTTAATAGCATCTGCTAATTCTTGAGTTTTGCTTGTTAAATTAGTTTGTGCTGTTGTTAATTCTTGAGTTTTGTTTGTTAAATCTGTTTGTGCTGTTGTTAATTGAGCTTTAGTATCAGCTAATTGTTTTTCTAAGTCTTTAATTTTTTTATCATTATCTGATGGTGTACATGATACTGCAACAGCAGGAATAATAGCAGTAGCTGCACCTCCAAAAGTTAATAATAATTTAGAAACTTTATTCATTTGTTAATTCTCCTTAAAATTGTTATTGTGTTATAACACTTTTATTTTATTCTTATTTAGTTTCTGTATATCAATTAGTATTTATAAAATATAGCAAAATATACATGGACAACTTATTTGGACTCCCCTCCTTATAAATTGTCTATTTTTTTGATTAAGAATTTAAAGCATAAAATTGATTAGGAGTTAATCATCCTAAATTAGATTGAATTCTTTCCGAATTATAATATTCAATAAAATCTTTGATAATTACTAATAATTCATCATATGAAGTTGTGTTGTAATTAACAAAATTTAAACATTCAGATTTTAAAATCGAGAAGAAATATTCTGCTTCTCTATTGTCTAGAGAATTGCCTACTCTACTCATCGATATAGTCCCGTTTTTAGAATTAATTAATTCAATATACTCTTTTGAAGTGTATTGATAACCGTGATTTGAGTGAATTATTCATGGTGAATCAAATTCTAATTCTTTTATATGCGAAATAACAAGTTCAGTATCATTTCTGGTTGAGACATTATAATTTAACACTCTTTTTGTTTTATGATTTATTGCGACTGATAAAAATAAGTGATTTAATACATATTTTAAATCGTAAGGAACTTTTAGGTATGTAACATCTGTTGCTACAATATTTCTATTTTCTTTATCGTTATAATCTCTTTTAACTATGTTGTCACATTGTGCAGAAGTATTTTTAATTTCTCTTTCTTTTTGTTTTTGTCTAACTCTACATTTAAGGCCTATTTGTTTCATTCTTCTTCCTATTGTTCTAGAAGAAATCTTAATACCGTATTCTTTTTCTAATACAGCAGAAATTCTAGCTCTTCCAAAATTTCTTTTGTGCTTGTAAAACACTTCTTTAATTTCATTTTCATATTCAATTTCTTTATCTGAATTTTTAGAAGTTTTTTGGCTTAATAAATTAAATAAAGTGCTTCTAGACATGTTAAAAGATTTAGCTATTTCAGCTTTACTTGATTTAATATTTTTGATTTTGTTCAAATCTTCTTCAGGAATATCTTTGACAATTTCTCCATATTTTTGTCAAATTTCTAGTATTGTAACCATATCGTCTTTTGAAATCTTGTTTCAATTAACTTTTGTATTTTTTCTTTTTCTTCCACGTTTATCTTTTGATAATTTGTAAACTACTTCTTTATTCATATTATGTAAATTATAATGTTTTATAAATTCAATAATTTCCATTAATTGATTTTTTGGTAGTTGAATATTTGTGGCTATTTCAAATAAATTTATGAATTTTTCATAAGGAAATTTATTTCTTTCTATAGTGAGAATACAATTGAATAATCTTTCCATTAATGATTTATTCAAAACAATTTGCTCTTTTATCATAACTTTTACAGTCTAAATAAAGTGTCCTAGTTTACAAAAATAGAAACATTACCACATTTTTGAATGTTTTATTAAAAACAAAATTAAAAATCTTTATTTATAAATTAAATACACAATAATTATTTATATTTTTCGTTTGCATCGAAATTTAAACACTATTAAATTATTGTGAAAAAAGTATGAAAAATATGGAAAATTCCACATTTTATGAAACTTTTCCAGTTTTTATTACTGATGGATTTTGCTATAAAATTGATTTTTGAACATTTTTCTATGGTGTAAAAAATAAAAAAATAAAGATAAAAATATTTAAGCCTAATAATAAGAAACAAAAGCATTTCTTTAGGTTAAGTGCTGTTGGAAAATGATATTGCAATTTGGTATAGAATTAAATTAGGGTCAAAAGGAGAATTTATGAACAAAGATAAAAAAACAAAAAACAAAAACTTAAATACTTTAATTCAAGATGAAAATTTTATGCAATTTTGCGGATTGGAAATACAAACATCTACAAGCGACAATATAGATGAATTGATAGAATTGAATCATATATATGAAACAAAGCAAATATTAGATAAGATTGACAATAAAATAGTTTTCACTGAAAATAAATCTTTTACTGTTTTGAAAGAATTTATTCAATTCTTAAAAGTGTTTTCAAAATATGAAAATTACACCAATAAAAAACAACAATTTGAATGAATTTTAGAATTGTATTTATATGATTTCTTTGTTGCGAACATGTCACTAAATGATTTAGAAGATAAATTATCAATACACTATGAAGATTTAAGAAAAAAGATTGATAAAGATTTTATTAAAGAATTCGATACTCATGTTAAAAACAATGACTTATTTAATTTATTAACTGAAAAATGTTTCTTATTTTACTCAAAATTAGATACAAAAACAAGTAAAGAAGATTTTGTTTATGAATTAGATAATGAAAGAAATGTATATAAATTATCTCCAGTAGTAAATAAAGCTGCAGCAATTAATAATCAAATGTATTATTGATTATTACCTATAATTTTTACAATTACAAAAATTTGTAATAAAACAATATGTAAAAAAGAAACTGATTTAAAAACTATTTTAAACAAACCTAATAAAGTTCTTAAATACTTTTTAAACGGAAATGAAAATTATGTTTTAGATTTAGATAAAAAAGATTTTAGTACTAGCACAATGTGAAAAACGAATAAAAACGAAATAAGAAATTACGTTTTTGAAACATTAAATAATATATTTTATTTAATTGATAACAAACATAATTCATGAAGTTATGATGAAGCTAGAAATGCAACAAAATGTGCACATAAAACTCAAGATAATAACCAAATCACAATTGGTACATGTAATCAAGGGATTGAATTAATTTATGAATTAATAGAAAATATTAATTACTTTAAAGACCAAGACATAGATGTAAAAGTTTGAAACTTATACTTAACAAAATACATTAGATCAACAATTATTCCATTTGCTTTTAAAACTCGTTTACCTAAAGAAGAAGAAAACGATGAAGAAATTATAAAATTCAGCGAATATATGGAAAATGATTTTGGTTTTTTAGTTAATTTAATAAATCAAAAAATTATTAAAAAACTAATTAAAATTAAAACAGCAAATGATGAAGAGTTTAAATACTCTGATGAACTTTATGAATCTAGATACAAGAAGTTTATAGATTCATTTTATGATGAAAAACCAACATTATTTAGCGCTGATAAAGCGGAAAGATTTAAGAAAATACAAAGTATTTTATGACTAATTGCTGAAATATATAATATTGAAAATGGTTTATTTAAAGAAGCTACAACGGTTGAATCAATTACATTACAAGAAATATATGATTTAATTAGAAATCAAAACTTTAACTTTATTAAATATAGTAAAAAAACATTAATTAAAAACAAATGAAATTCACCTAGAAGTATAAATTCAAGAGGTATAACTTTTGAAGATTTAAAAGACGCTTTAGCTAAAGCACATGAAGAATTAAATTAATTAAAAAAATCCAAATAACACTATGACATAATGTTGTTTGGATTTTTATATTACTTAATAATTTCCATTCCCATATATGGAACTAATACTTTAGGAACTGTAATTGTTCCATCTTCGTTTTGGTAAATTTCTAAAATAGCTGCAATAACTCTATCAACTGCAAGACCTGAACCATTCATAGTGTGAGCATATTGAGTTTTACCTTCATTATCTCTATATCTAATCATAGCTCTACGAGCTTGAAAATCACCCATGTAACTTACTGAAGAAGTTTCTCTATATCTTTCTTCAGATGGTAATCATAATTCTAAGTCAATTGTTTTACGTGATGAGAAACCTAAATCACCTGTACATAAAAGCAATTCACGGTAAGGTATTTCGAGTTTTTCTAAAACATCTTTAGCATCTTCAAGCATTGCTTCAAATTCCTTAATAGCATCGGCTTCATTTGTAACTTTAAC
The DNA window shown above is from Mycoplasma seminis and carries:
- a CDS encoding DnaA ATPase domain-containing protein, producing MNNLFKEEENNNHEVKLDVLNEVFVEYMKNEIQDNMLFRTFFKNLKILSFENNEVVIFFPKVYPDLFNFKKYYNDIFVKAVNEVFGEGVTFKIIDKDYLEASKNAEKVIKKADNLIKPSNSGNLDQTFDTYVESNFNKEALNICKSIAAGEYNFNVLFISGNSGLGKTHLVNALNNEFCKQGKKVFIINPISFSPWLTNLLKENDPKKLFNTHKRLVENYDLLIFDDFQIFGEGNKKSTKDFIFQILDGRMQKDKITVFCSDKDINQISTMFDNRLITRLQSGFITKIKQPDMDDLSKLLDSFLDDIELNNELISNEAKDFIIRNHTASIRTLLGAVKRISHYKKDILKSPKEYIDKTITNIFADVVQQQENITPDVIIKAVSKYYKIPVKDILSNSRKAEIVVARHIAMYMISIQLDYSSTELGKVFKKDHSTVLNALNKFKNSDDESLKRTIQELRNQIYKIN
- a CDS encoding IS3 family transposase, which codes for MIKEQIVLNKSLMERLFNCILTIERNKFPYEKFINLFEIATNIQLPKNQLMEIIEFIKHYNLHNMNKEVVYKLSKDKRGRKRKNTKVNWNKISKDDMVTILEIWQKYGEIVKDIPEEDLNKIKNIKSSKAEIAKSFNMSRSTLFNLLSQKTSKNSDKEIEYENEIKEVFYKHKRNFGRARISAVLEKEYGIKISSRTIGRRMKQIGLKCRVRQKQKEREIKNTSAQCDNIVKRDYNDKENRNIVATDVTYLKVPYDLKYVLNHLFLSVAINHKTKRVLNYNVSTRNDTELVISHIKELEFDSPWIIHSNHGYQYTSKEYIELINSKNGTISMSRVGNSLDNREAEYFFSILKSECLNFVNYNTTSYDELLVIIKDFIEYYNSERIQSNLGWLTPNQFYALNS
- a CDS encoding HAD family acid phosphatase, translating into MNKVSKLLLTFGGAATAIIPAVAVSCTPSDNDKKIKDLEKQLADTKAQLTTAQTDLTNKTQELTTAQTNLTSKTQELADAIKRYNTVSLTSSNTWNSISAEKEAMGMEVYKQATAAFDAMITQPNVSLTNVDSKGSAVTVTATEEGKFIPVVFMDLDETVLNNFAYQNYLVKNNTTFSLTTWHDFVMQAKSQEVAGAIKFIKHVWEKGGVVMFNSNRNQNDSSNGKIKGEVEASKTNLVNLGLDAKLMPEWIWWMQGTESATPQKPFSQANRDVKVSKEERMHYINTNKLTIDKVQAQFKVVMRVGDDISDFNDNFSKQQGIKSAEVVAALKDANNGYGILFGNTDVNNKSVYFNIKTNKFEKEDFAASYILIPGNTSYGSWVKQAVGSSAFNFDKANELLAASGWVFTPSAPATTTTGTNTSTTTPAPATGTQTGNGSAAATPAK
- a CDS encoding RNA-binding S4 domain-containing protein, translating into MKFTISKSKIDQLVEFISTYIDSNDTFIPFRCIYMHIDTEKLTLVGASSTLAARKIIDLNDNDIQLERTGSFYLSANLLKNIIKKFDKQITFDAKENLIDIYEGSTLFTLTKLNAGLYPKIDFEDTDNQVQINSQKFDKAIYDVSTSTSSSNDRLNSLIYKCINITAKNSDELRFLATDSYRLSTEIIKVSKPITIDLTIDNKNLKKLITKETPETVNLFFNQDKIGISYDNTVVWTAVNRTQFLDVSALFQVKYTRNFKIEKEELLKTINKALFYQTDKDKKMEFSFENHKLKINYEVPEIGTASAESDALEIVEGNEIEFDFNYNYVKDAVSALDSGMLNIFVSDSEDKLLFISENDPHHIQLITPMRKYYSSQKIMTVAIKGGSIKLSQFLKKIDEIDTGGQAKEFIKNNSITINGEQPKGRGSKIKVGDIVWINNSIYSITAKEE